The following are from one region of the Mycolicibacterium diernhoferi genome:
- a CDS encoding TetR/AcrR family transcriptional regulator, whose translation MSTADDPAPPAVRRRPRDRKAQIVKASGEAFSALGYHAVSMEEIAARVGISAAALYRHASSKYVLFRDAVLGLGQQLVESTDIADGDRDPATLLTELIEAVVDTSIANRTSGGMYRWEGRYLNDEDRAALKSQIGLVNRRLQKPLLQLRPELTSHERWMLSSAALSVTGSVTDHRASLPVAEIRELLTGLASAVLTATLPAQFDEPEPEPLAPNNLSVGGRYELLLQESLLLFHKKGFRETSMEDIAAAVGMKASGIYRYFPGKADLLVASYRRSADRVSGDVSSVLAAESDPEQALAKLIDLYVTRSFREPEIAYVYYAERGNIPEAERAPIRNIQRATVDEWARLLAAARPEFSHAQATFAVHAALALVVDLGRLVRYENSGHSRACVRLLMEMTLLGREPHLV comes from the coding sequence ATGTCCACAGCCGACGACCCCGCGCCACCCGCAGTGCGGCGTCGGCCACGGGATCGCAAGGCGCAGATCGTCAAGGCCTCGGGGGAGGCTTTCAGCGCCCTGGGCTACCACGCGGTGAGCATGGAGGAGATCGCCGCCCGCGTCGGCATCTCGGCGGCCGCGCTGTACCGGCATGCCTCGAGCAAGTACGTGCTGTTCCGCGACGCCGTCCTGGGGCTCGGGCAGCAACTCGTCGAGAGCACCGACATCGCCGACGGGGATCGCGACCCGGCGACGCTGCTGACCGAACTCATCGAAGCCGTCGTGGACACCTCGATCGCCAACCGCACCTCCGGCGGGATGTACCGCTGGGAGGGCCGCTATCTGAACGACGAGGATCGGGCGGCGCTGAAGAGCCAGATCGGGCTGGTCAACCGCCGGCTGCAGAAACCGCTGCTGCAGTTGCGCCCCGAACTGACCTCGCACGAGCGTTGGATGCTGTCCTCGGCTGCGTTGAGTGTCACCGGCAGCGTCACCGATCACCGGGCGTCACTTCCGGTGGCCGAGATCAGGGAGCTGCTGACCGGTTTGGCCTCGGCCGTGCTCACCGCCACGCTGCCCGCGCAGTTCGACGAACCGGAACCGGAACCGTTGGCGCCCAACAACTTGAGTGTCGGCGGTCGCTACGAGCTGTTACTGCAGGAGTCGCTGCTGCTCTTCCACAAGAAGGGTTTCCGCGAGACCAGCATGGAAGACATCGCCGCCGCGGTGGGGATGAAGGCCTCCGGCATCTACCGCTACTTCCCCGGCAAGGCCGATCTGCTCGTCGCCTCGTACCGGCGTTCCGCCGACCGGGTGTCCGGCGATGTGTCGAGTGTGCTTGCCGCGGAATCAGATCCAGAACAGGCGCTGGCAAAGCTGATCGACCTCTACGTGACCCGGTCGTTCCGGGAGCCCGAAATCGCCTATGTGTACTACGCCGAGCGTGGCAACATCCCCGAGGCGGAACGCGCACCCATCCGCAACATCCAGCGTGCCACGGTGGACGAGTGGGCCCGGCTGCTTGCCGCTGCGCGTCCCGAGTTCAGCCATGCGCAAGCCACATTCGCGGTACACGCCGCACTCGCGCTGGTGGTCGACCTCGGCCGGCTGGTGCGCTACGAGAACAGCGGGCACTCCCGGGCCTGCGTGCGGCTGTTGATGGAGATGACCCTGCTCGGGCGTGAACCGCACCTCGTCTGA
- the menJ gene encoding menaquinone reductase — protein sequence MKADVVVVGAGPAGASAAAWATRAGRDVLVIDSAQFPRDKACGDGLTPRAISELQRLGLGDWLSGRISHHGLRMSGFGADVEIPWPGPSFPPNSSAVPRTELDDRIRMVAADDGAKMLLGVKVVDVRHDSTGRVSELILDDGSEVGVGELIVADGARSTLGRTLGRAWHQETVYGVAIRGYIASPRADEPWITSHLELRSPENKVLPGYGWIFPLGNGEVNIGVGALATAKRPAEVRLPRLMSYYCGLRRDEWGFEGEPRAGLSALLPMGGAVSGVSGPNWMLIGDAAACVNPLNGEGIDYGLETGRLAAQLLGSGDLTESWPAVLTEHYGRGFSAARRLALLLTLPRFLPAAGPVAMRSHFLMKVAVRMMGNLVTEEDEDWIARVWRSAGLASRRIDERKPFS from the coding sequence ATCAAGGCAGACGTGGTTGTCGTCGGTGCCGGACCCGCGGGTGCGTCGGCGGCCGCATGGGCGACACGTGCGGGTCGCGACGTGCTCGTCATCGACTCCGCACAGTTCCCCCGGGACAAGGCCTGCGGCGACGGTCTGACCCCGCGCGCCATCTCCGAGCTGCAGCGACTCGGACTCGGGGACTGGCTGAGCGGCCGAATCAGTCACCACGGTCTGCGGATGTCGGGGTTCGGCGCCGATGTGGAGATCCCCTGGCCGGGCCCGTCGTTCCCGCCGAACAGCAGCGCGGTCCCCCGCACCGAACTCGACGACCGGATCCGCATGGTCGCCGCCGACGACGGCGCCAAGATGCTGCTCGGGGTCAAAGTGGTTGATGTGCGCCATGACTCGACGGGCCGGGTGTCGGAACTGATCCTCGACGACGGCTCCGAGGTCGGTGTGGGCGAACTGATCGTCGCCGACGGCGCCCGCTCCACGCTGGGCCGCACGCTGGGCCGGGCCTGGCATCAGGAGACCGTGTACGGCGTCGCGATCCGCGGGTACATCGCCTCCCCGCGCGCCGACGAACCGTGGATCACCTCGCACCTGGAATTGCGGTCCCCGGAGAACAAGGTGCTGCCGGGGTACGGCTGGATCTTCCCGCTGGGCAACGGCGAGGTGAACATCGGGGTGGGCGCGCTGGCCACCGCGAAACGCCCCGCGGAGGTCCGACTGCCGCGACTGATGTCCTACTACTGCGGACTGCGCCGCGATGAGTGGGGTTTCGAGGGCGAACCCCGGGCCGGTCTGTCCGCCCTGCTGCCGATGGGTGGCGCGGTGTCCGGGGTGTCCGGACCGAACTGGATGCTGATCGGCGACGCCGCGGCCTGCGTCAACCCGCTCAACGGCGAGGGCATCGACTACGGCCTGGAGACCGGGCGGCTGGCCGCCCAGCTGCTGGGCTCCGGCGATCTGACCGAGTCCTGGCCTGCGGTGTTGACCGAACACTACGGTCGTGGGTTCTCCGCGGCGCGCCGGCTGGCATTGCTGCTGACGCTGCCGAGGTTCCTGCCCGCGGCCGGACCGGTGGCGATGCGCTCACACTTCCTGATGAAGGTGGCGGTGCGGATGATGGGCAACCTGGTCACCGAGGAGGACGAGGACTGGATCGCGCGGGTGTGGCGTTCGGCCGGCCTGGCCTCCCGCCGCATCGACGAACGCAAACCGTTCAGCTGA
- a CDS encoding DsbA family protein, translating into MLALLTGLTLLAGVGCSRAIEGSAQSDPNKPLTQVSEDGFGVVAGFADAPVRIEIFAEPQCSHCADLQRDTGDSIRHYLATGQLAVTYRPMTFLETADYHYSERVSNALFVVAQDDRTPAVAFQRFVEELWSDQDPSGRGPTDAEMAEKARTAGIPGELAQRIAEGEGAVDTAEMDEMNYEYLYLIDPVNTGTPTVYDLVNDELVDIYADDWLDRLVASS; encoded by the coding sequence ATGTTGGCCTTGCTCACCGGTTTGACGCTGCTGGCCGGCGTGGGCTGCAGCCGCGCGATCGAGGGCAGCGCGCAATCCGACCCCAACAAACCGTTGACGCAGGTGAGCGAGGACGGTTTCGGTGTGGTCGCCGGATTCGCCGATGCCCCGGTGCGGATCGAGATCTTCGCCGAACCGCAGTGTTCACACTGCGCGGACCTGCAGCGCGATACCGGCGACTCCATCCGGCATTACCTCGCAACGGGTCAGCTCGCGGTCACCTACCGTCCGATGACGTTCCTGGAGACCGCCGACTACCACTACTCCGAGCGGGTCAGCAATGCGCTGTTCGTGGTGGCCCAGGACGATCGCACCCCGGCGGTCGCCTTCCAGCGCTTCGTCGAGGAACTGTGGAGCGACCAGGATCCGTCCGGCCGGGGCCCGACCGATGCCGAGATGGCCGAGAAGGCCCGCACCGCGGGGATACCCGGGGAACTGGCGCAACGCATCGCCGAGGGTGAGGGCGCGGTCGACACAGCCGAGATGGACGAGATGAACTACGAATACCTGTATCTGATCGATCCGGTGAACACCGGCACACCGACGGTCTACGACCTGGTGAACGACGAGTTGGTCGACATCTACGCCGACGACTGGCTGGACAGGTTGGTCGCGTCTTCCTGA
- a CDS encoding SDR family oxidoreductase, with protein MAEKIWFITGASRGFGREWAIAALERGDKVAATARDTATLDDLVAKYGDAVLALQLDVTDRAADFAAVEQAHTHFGRLDVVVNNAGYGQFGFIEELTEADARDQIETNVFGALWVTQAALPFLRAQRSGHILQVSSIGGISAFANVGIYNASKWALEGFSQSLAEEVAGFGIHVTLIEPGGFATDWAGSSARRAEPLAAYADAHAAAAEARSKRTTRFGDPKASADAVLTIVDAEQPPLRVFFGEVPLGIAEADYAQRLATWREWQPVAIQAQG; from the coding sequence ATGGCTGAAAAGATCTGGTTCATCACCGGTGCGTCCCGCGGCTTCGGCCGGGAGTGGGCGATCGCCGCCCTGGAGCGCGGCGACAAGGTGGCCGCCACCGCCCGCGACACCGCGACACTGGACGACCTGGTCGCCAAGTACGGCGACGCGGTGTTGGCGCTGCAGCTCGACGTCACCGACCGCGCGGCCGACTTCGCCGCCGTCGAGCAGGCCCACACTCATTTCGGCCGGCTCGACGTGGTGGTCAACAACGCCGGGTACGGCCAGTTCGGCTTCATCGAGGAGCTCACCGAGGCCGACGCCCGCGACCAGATCGAGACGAACGTGTTCGGTGCGCTCTGGGTGACCCAGGCCGCCCTGCCGTTCCTGCGGGCCCAGCGCAGCGGGCACATCCTGCAGGTGTCCTCGATCGGCGGTATCAGCGCGTTCGCCAACGTCGGCATCTACAACGCCTCGAAGTGGGCGCTGGAGGGGTTCTCCCAGTCGCTGGCCGAGGAGGTCGCCGGCTTCGGCATCCACGTCACGCTGATCGAGCCGGGCGGCTTCGCCACCGACTGGGCAGGCTCCTCGGCCCGCCGGGCCGAGCCGCTGGCCGCCTACGCCGACGCCCACGCCGCCGCCGCCGAGGCCCGCAGCAAGCGGACCACCCGGTTCGGCGACCCGAAGGCCTCCGCGGATGCCGTGCTCACCATCGTCGACGCCGAACAGCCGCCGCTGCGGGTGTTCTTCGGCGAGGTCCCGCTGGGCATCGCCGAGGCAGACTACGCGCAGCGGCTGGCGACCTGGCGGGAATGGCAGCCGGTCGCGATCCAGGCCCAGGGCTGA
- a CDS encoding demethylmenaquinone methyltransferase has translation MSRASLEKDPHEVASMFDGVARRYDITNTVMSLGQDRFWRRETRAALQIGPGDRVLDLAAGTAVSTVELATSGAWCVAADFSVGMLAAGAGRNVPKVGADATRLPFADDSFDAVTISFGLRNVVDHVAGLREMARVTRPGGRLVVCEFSTPTNGFFATAYKEYLMQALPMMARAVSSNPDAYVYLAESIRAWPTQAQLAERIREAGWEAVRWRNLTGGIVALHAAVKPGA, from the coding sequence ATGAGTAGGGCGTCACTGGAGAAGGACCCGCACGAGGTCGCATCGATGTTCGACGGTGTGGCCCGCCGCTACGACATCACCAACACCGTGATGTCGCTGGGCCAGGACCGGTTCTGGCGTCGCGAGACCCGGGCGGCGCTGCAGATCGGACCGGGGGACCGGGTGCTGGATCTGGCCGCCGGGACGGCGGTGTCCACCGTCGAACTGGCCACCTCGGGGGCCTGGTGTGTGGCCGCGGACTTCTCCGTCGGGATGCTCGCCGCCGGTGCGGGCCGCAATGTGCCCAAGGTGGGCGCCGACGCCACCCGGCTGCCGTTCGCCGACGACTCCTTCGACGCGGTGACCATCAGCTTCGGGCTGCGCAACGTGGTCGACCACGTCGCCGGGCTGCGGGAGATGGCGCGGGTGACCCGCCCGGGTGGGCGGCTGGTGGTGTGCGAATTCTCCACCCCGACCAACGGGTTCTTCGCCACCGCGTACAAGGAGTACCTGATGCAGGCGCTGCCGATGATGGCGCGCGCGGTGTCGAGCAACCCCGACGCCTATGTGTATCTGGCCGAGTCGATCCGGGCCTGGCCGACGCAGGCGCAGCTGGCCGAGCGCATCCGCGAAGCCGGCTGGGAGGCGGTGCGGTGGCGCAATCTGACCGGCGGGATCGTCGCCCTGCACGCCGCGGTGAAACCGGGCGCATAG
- a CDS encoding DUF3592 domain-containing protein — protein MFGDGTETRAQRVIRRVRVGIILGACLVTLQSVLLVLGAWENDRRIERHMAVAAAEVLDAGPRRSTIEFVTPDRVTYRPELGVLYPSELDTGMRIYVEYDRTDPDLVRVRDRNAALAIIPAGSIAVLGWLIAGAALLVVAVIARRIDDPAAADQPGRDQEDATNLSSQSSA, from the coding sequence ATGTTCGGCGACGGCACCGAGACCCGGGCGCAACGCGTCATCCGGCGGGTACGGGTGGGCATCATCCTCGGGGCCTGCCTGGTCACCCTGCAGTCGGTGCTGTTGGTGCTCGGCGCCTGGGAGAACGACCGGCGGATCGAACGCCATATGGCGGTGGCCGCCGCCGAGGTGCTCGACGCCGGCCCGCGCCGTTCGACGATCGAGTTCGTCACCCCCGACCGGGTCACCTACCGGCCCGAGCTCGGCGTGCTCTACCCGTCCGAACTGGACACCGGTATGCGGATCTACGTCGAATACGACCGCACGGACCCCGATCTGGTGCGGGTACGGGACCGCAACGCGGCGTTGGCCATCATCCCGGCCGGCTCGATCGCGGTGCTGGGCTGGTTGATCGCCGGTGCGGCGCTGCTGGTGGTCGCCGTGATCGCCCGGCGGATCGACGATCCGGCCGCCGCGGATCAACCCGGTCGAGATCAGGAAGACGCGACCAACCTGTCCAGCCAGTCGTCGGCGTAG
- a CDS encoding glycosyltransferase family 4 protein, translating into MRVAIVAESFLPNVNGVTNSVLRVIEHLRRTGHEVLVIAPDTPRGQPPADRVHDGVRVHRVPAYLLPTVTSLPLGVPRPRMVGVLRGFDPDVVHLASPALLGWGGVHAARHLGVPSVAVFQTDVAGFAESYGVGVLSRASWMWTRRLHSKADRTLAPSTSAMEDLAAHGVPRVHKWGRGVDITGFVPSARDAALRARWSSDGRPIVGFVGRLAPEKHVERLAALAARPDLQLVVVGDGIDRAKLESLIPTAVFTGELRGAALAAAYASMDVFVHPGEHETFCQAVQEAMASGLPVIAPDAGGPRDLVAPMHTGLLLGVEEFESRLPAAVDHLIAERPRYSAAARRSVLARTWPAVCDELLGHYDAVQSRRAPAGVRRHAG; encoded by the coding sequence GTGCGCGTTGCGATCGTTGCCGAATCCTTCCTCCCGAATGTCAACGGCGTCACCAACTCGGTGCTGCGGGTGATCGAGCATCTCCGCCGCACCGGCCACGAGGTGCTCGTCATCGCGCCGGACACCCCGCGGGGGCAGCCGCCCGCCGACCGTGTCCATGACGGTGTCCGGGTGCACCGGGTGCCGGCGTACCTGCTTCCCACGGTGACCTCGCTGCCGCTGGGCGTGCCGCGTCCCCGGATGGTCGGTGTGCTGCGCGGTTTCGATCCCGACGTGGTGCATCTGGCGTCTCCGGCGCTGCTGGGCTGGGGTGGTGTGCACGCCGCCCGGCATCTGGGGGTGCCGTCGGTCGCGGTGTTCCAGACCGATGTGGCCGGCTTCGCCGAGAGCTACGGCGTCGGCGTGCTGTCCCGGGCATCCTGGATGTGGACCCGCAGGCTGCACAGCAAAGCCGACCGGACCCTGGCGCCCTCCACCTCGGCTATGGAAGACCTTGCCGCCCATGGTGTTCCGCGGGTGCACAAGTGGGGTCGTGGGGTGGATATCACGGGTTTCGTGCCCTCGGCCCGCGATGCGGCGCTGCGTGCGCGATGGTCATCCGACGGTAGGCCGATCGTCGGCTTCGTCGGCCGGCTGGCCCCGGAGAAACATGTCGAGCGGTTGGCCGCGCTGGCCGCACGCCCGGACCTGCAGCTGGTCGTCGTCGGCGACGGTATTGACCGAGCCAAACTCGAATCCTTGATTCCGACAGCGGTTTTCACCGGCGAGCTGCGCGGTGCGGCGCTCGCGGCGGCCTACGCCAGCATGGACGTCTTCGTGCATCCCGGTGAGCACGAGACGTTCTGCCAGGCCGTGCAGGAGGCGATGGCCTCCGGTCTGCCGGTCATCGCGCCCGACGCCGGCGGCCCGCGCGACCTGGTCGCCCCGATGCACACCGGCCTGCTGCTGGGCGTCGAGGAGTTCGAGTCCCGGCTGCCCGCCGCGGTCGATCATCTGATCGCCGAGCGGCCACGCTACTCGGCGGCGGCCCGGCGCAGCGTGCTGGCCCGGACCTGGCCGGCGGTCTGCGATGAGCTGCTCGGACACTACGACGCCGTCCAATCCCGGCGAGCGCCCGCGGGGGTACGCCGACACGCCGGGTAG
- a CDS encoding CobW family GTP-binding protein: MSVPVLALAGFLGAGKTTLLNHLLRNSRGVRIGALVNDFGAVNIDAMFVAGQVDAMASLSNGCICCATDASEAAEMLGRLAAVRPALDLIVVEASGIAEPPVLARTIAAAGDDRFHYAGLVLVVDTAQPADLGHGVRVADLVVLNKVADAPSTDAVDTLAARVRAENPRVPLVYTDFARVDPTLLIDPPVRRPPQGPTQLSLDELLLEDSDHHDHEHPAYQSVEFSADAPVNPRRLMAFLQDRPAGLYRAKGFVDFGAGGRYGVQLVGSSLRFDKRGAAGRGSTLVLIGTGLDEAAVLSALEDCTREPADENAMLAVHRYIV, encoded by the coding sequence GTGAGCGTTCCGGTCCTGGCGCTCGCCGGTTTCCTCGGTGCCGGTAAGACGACGCTGCTCAATCACCTGCTGCGCAACAGCCGCGGAGTGCGAATCGGCGCTCTGGTCAACGACTTCGGCGCGGTGAACATCGATGCCATGTTCGTCGCCGGCCAGGTCGACGCGATGGCCTCGCTGTCCAACGGCTGCATCTGCTGCGCCACCGACGCATCCGAGGCCGCCGAGATGTTGGGCCGGCTGGCCGCGGTGCGCCCCGCCCTGGACCTGATCGTGGTCGAGGCCAGCGGGATCGCCGAACCGCCGGTGCTGGCCCGCACCATCGCGGCGGCGGGGGACGACCGGTTCCACTACGCCGGGCTGGTGCTGGTCGTCGATACCGCCCAGCCCGCCGATCTGGGACACGGGGTGCGGGTGGCGGATCTGGTGGTGCTCAACAAGGTCGCCGACGCCCCGAGCACTGATGCGGTCGACACGCTGGCTGCCCGGGTACGTGCGGAGAATCCGCGGGTTCCGTTGGTGTACACCGACTTTGCGCGGGTCGACCCCACCTTGCTGATCGATCCGCCGGTGCGCCGTCCGCCACAGGGGCCGACCCAGTTGTCCCTGGACGAGTTGTTGCTGGAGGACTCCGACCACCACGACCATGAACACCCGGCCTATCAGAGCGTCGAGTTCAGTGCCGATGCTCCGGTGAATCCACGCCGGTTGATGGCCTTTCTGCAGGACCGTCCGGCCGGGCTGTACCGGGCGAAGGGCTTCGTCGATTTCGGGGCGGGCGGTCGCTACGGCGTGCAACTGGTCGGAAGTTCGTTGCGGTTCGACAAACGCGGTGCCGCCGGGCGGGGCAGCACGCTCGTGCTCATCGGCACCGGCCTCGACGAGGCCGCGGTGCTCTCGGCGCTGGAGGACTGCACGCGTGAGCCCGCCGACGAGAACGCCATGCTGGCCGTGCACAGGTACATCGTGTGA
- a CDS encoding MFS transporter — MPTQSSSTWAPLRSPIYRALWIAQLVSNFGTWMQTVGAQWMLVGDPRADVLVPLVQTATTLPVMLLALPSGVLADLIDRRRLLIATQGAMAAGVGLLACLTGAGLTTPAVLLMLLFMIGCGQALVAPAWQAIQPDLVPAQQIPAAAALGSMSVNLARAIGPAIAGVLVSLSGPTLVFALNAVSFVGIVVVLVSWRPVSVERSEPPERALAALSAGGRFIRSSPIVRRILLRAALFIAPASALWGLLPVIASRQLGLSSAGYGVLLGALGAGAVLGAFLLARLRSRYGQNALLTTGAAGFAGATAVLALVPNFAAAVVVLLIGGASWLLSLSTLNASMQLSLPSWVRARGLSVYQLVFMGGQALGSLVWGLVAAATTSVTSLLISAALLVVCGLSSLWWPLHARTGDLDLTPSSHWPEPNLVFDPAPLDGPVLVITAYRVTPDNEHDFLAAMEALGRSRQRTGAAQWRLFRSVEHESTFVETFVVRSWGEHMHQHHTRLTGHDLLVEQAVERYSDGVPVSEHYLAVRD; from the coding sequence ATCCCCACCCAGTCCTCCTCGACGTGGGCGCCGCTGCGATCGCCGATCTACCGTGCGCTGTGGATCGCTCAGCTGGTCTCCAACTTCGGCACCTGGATGCAGACGGTCGGCGCGCAGTGGATGCTGGTCGGCGACCCGCGAGCCGACGTCCTGGTCCCGCTGGTGCAGACCGCGACGACATTGCCGGTGATGCTGCTGGCGTTGCCGTCGGGGGTGCTGGCCGACCTGATCGACCGCCGCCGACTGCTCATCGCCACCCAGGGGGCGATGGCCGCCGGGGTGGGCCTGTTGGCCTGTTTGACCGGCGCCGGGCTGACCACGCCGGCCGTGCTGCTGATGCTGTTGTTCATGATCGGCTGTGGCCAGGCGCTGGTGGCCCCCGCCTGGCAGGCCATCCAGCCTGATCTTGTTCCTGCTCAGCAGATTCCGGCGGCCGCGGCGCTGGGCAGCATGAGCGTCAACCTGGCCCGGGCCATCGGCCCCGCGATCGCCGGGGTACTGGTGTCACTGTCCGGGCCCACGCTGGTGTTCGCGCTCAACGCGGTGTCCTTCGTCGGGATCGTGGTCGTGCTCGTGTCCTGGCGGCCGGTCTCCGTCGAACGCAGCGAACCGCCGGAGCGGGCCCTGGCGGCGCTGAGCGCCGGTGGCCGGTTCATCCGCAGCTCGCCGATCGTGCGCCGGATCCTGCTGCGCGCGGCGTTGTTCATCGCACCCGCCAGCGCGCTGTGGGGACTGCTCCCGGTGATCGCGAGCAGGCAGCTGGGCCTGTCCTCGGCCGGCTACGGCGTGCTGCTGGGCGCACTCGGCGCGGGGGCGGTGCTGGGCGCGTTCCTGCTGGCGCGGCTGCGGTCCCGCTACGGCCAGAACGCGCTGCTGACCACCGGCGCCGCCGGGTTCGCGGGGGCCACCGCGGTGCTGGCGCTGGTACCGAACTTCGCCGCCGCGGTGGTGGTCCTGCTGATCGGCGGCGCGTCCTGGCTGCTGTCGCTGTCCACGCTGAACGCCTCCATGCAGCTGAGCCTGCCGTCCTGGGTGCGGGCCCGCGGACTGTCGGTGTACCAGCTGGTCTTCATGGGCGGGCAAGCGTTGGGTTCGCTGGTGTGGGGGCTGGTCGCCGCGGCCACCACCAGCGTCACCAGCCTGCTGATCAGCGCCGCGCTGCTGGTGGTGTGCGGGCTGTCCTCGCTGTGGTGGCCGTTGCACGCCCGGACCGGTGACCTGGATCTGACCCCGTCCTCGCACTGGCCCGAACCGAACCTGGTGTTCGATCCGGCACCGCTGGACGGCCCGGTGCTGGTGATCACCGCCTACCGGGTCACGCCGGACAACGAGCACGACTTCCTTGCCGCGATGGAGGCGCTGGGCCGGTCCCGGCAGCGCACCGGGGCGGCGCAGTGGCGACTGTTCCGCAGCGTCGAACACGAGTCGACGTTCGTGGAGACCTTCGTGGTGCGCTCCTGGGGGGAGCACATGCACCAGCACCACACCCGGCTCACCGGCCATGACCTCCTGGTCGAGCAGGCCGTGGAGCGCTACTCCGACGGGGTGCCGGTGTCCGAGCACTACCTCGCGGTGCGCGACTGA
- a CDS encoding pyrimidine/purine nucleoside phosphorylase produces MFKVNEYFDGAVASIAFTTADGPATAGVMAVGEYEFGTSQLEIMTVVSGALTVVLPGRDDWETFSAGTQFTVPADSKFKVRVDVETAYLCEYR; encoded by the coding sequence GTGTTCAAGGTCAACGAGTACTTCGACGGTGCCGTCGCGTCGATCGCCTTCACCACTGCGGACGGCCCGGCAACCGCCGGGGTGATGGCCGTCGGCGAGTACGAGTTCGGCACCTCCCAGCTGGAAATCATGACCGTGGTGTCCGGTGCGTTGACCGTTGTGCTGCCCGGTCGCGACGATTGGGAAACCTTCTCGGCCGGAACACAATTCACGGTGCCCGCGGACAGCAAGTTCAAGGTCCGCGTGGACGTCGAGACCGCCTACCTGTGCGAGTACCGCTGA
- a CDS encoding oxygenase MpaB family protein produces MPAGYLDFGSPPRLTTAETRITIEQRTPRWHRGDVAIQDALDFWSFAGAAANVVMQLAWPEVGYGVAESRVKSGSLMEHPWKRARTTTQYLAVAILGTDEERRAFREAVDGAHRQVQSTDTSPVRYNAFDRDLQLWVAACLFVGFEDTFQLLHGAMTDEQAEQFYRSAQPLGTTLQVTADQWPPTRADFDVYWNTACERVAIDDHIREYLMRMVDLKIVRWPLRLTFGPLLKFLTIGSLAPVFRDAMGLSFSAADQRRFENLFVFVSFVNRFLPRFIRHAGSQVMMGDVRRRIRGKKALI; encoded by the coding sequence ATGCCCGCGGGCTACCTCGATTTCGGGTCGCCGCCGCGCCTCACCACCGCCGAGACCCGGATCACCATCGAGCAGCGCACCCCGCGCTGGCACCGGGGCGACGTCGCAATCCAGGATGCGCTGGACTTCTGGTCCTTCGCCGGGGCGGCCGCCAATGTGGTCATGCAGCTGGCCTGGCCGGAGGTCGGCTACGGCGTCGCCGAGAGCCGGGTGAAATCCGGCAGCCTGATGGAGCACCCGTGGAAGCGGGCCCGCACCACCACGCAGTATCTGGCGGTGGCCATCCTGGGCACCGACGAGGAGCGGCGCGCGTTCCGCGAGGCGGTCGACGGTGCGCACCGTCAGGTGCAGTCCACCGACACCAGCCCGGTCCGTTACAACGCCTTCGACCGGGACCTGCAGCTGTGGGTGGCGGCCTGCCTGTTCGTCGGGTTCGAGGACACCTTCCAGCTGTTGCACGGCGCGATGACCGACGAGCAGGCCGAACAGTTCTACCGTTCGGCACAGCCGTTGGGCACCACGCTGCAGGTCACCGCGGACCAATGGCCGCCGACGCGAGCCGATTTCGACGTTTACTGGAACACCGCGTGCGAGCGGGTGGCCATCGACGACCACATCCGCGAATACCTGATGCGCATGGTGGATCTGAAGATCGTCCGCTGGCCGCTGCGGCTGACCTTCGGGCCGCTGCTGAAGTTCCTCACCATCGGGTCATTGGCGCCGGTGTTCCGCGACGCGATGGGATTGAGCTTTTCCGCCGCCGATCAGCGTCGGTTCGAGAACCTGTTCGTATTCGTGTCATTCGTGAACCGGTTCCTGCCGCGGTTCATCCGGCACGCCGGCAGCCAGGTGATGATGGGCGATGTGCGCCGCCGGATCAGGGGCAAGAAGGCCCTGATCTGA